GCTTGACCAGCGGGACCTTGGGGCTGAGGATGACCGCCGCTCCGGCGATCAGCAGGATGGTGTACAGCCAGTAGAAGAACGGCGCCTCTCCGAACTTCTTATCCACGCCCGATTCAAAGCCCAGCCCTTCGCACACTGTGTACGCCGTCGAGAGCGGCAGGATCGAGGCCGCGAACAGGGAGGCATTGAACAGCCCGCCGGCGAACAGGATGTAGGCGTAGTCGCCTGCCAGGGGGCGCAACGCCTGGGCGGCATCGGCCGCGCTCTGGATATTGTGGAGCCCATGGACGTACAGGGTCGCGGCACAGACCACGATGATGAACCACGCGACGATCGGAGCGAAGATCGAGCCCACCAATACGTCCAACCGCGAAGCCGGGTACTCGCGCAGACTCACGCCCTTTTCCACGATCGACGCCTGCAGGTAGAACTGCATCCAGGGAGCGATGGTCGCTCCCACGATGCCGACCACAAGGTAGATGTACTCGGAGCTGTTGAAGACCTTCGGAGCGGGCGGCCGGACTGTCCCTACCAGCGCTTCCGTCCAGCTCGGACCCGAGATCACGCCCGCGATGATGTAAGCGATGTAGAAGAACGAGGCGAAGAGGAAGATCTTCTCGACGCTTTTGTAGTTACCTTTGACCACCAGCAGCCAGACCAGCGCCGCTGCGATCGGCACGCTGACATATCGCGGGACGTGAAACAACTCCATGCTGGTGGCGA
This genomic stretch from Terriglobales bacterium harbors:
- a CDS encoding divalent metal cation transporter; protein product: ATSMELFHVPRYVSVPIAAALVWLLVVKGNYKSVEKIFLFASFFYIAYIIAGVISGPSWTEALVGTVRPPAPKVFNSSEYIYLVVGIVGATIAPWMQFYLQASIVEKGVSLREYPASRLDVLVGSIFAPIVAWFIIVVCAATLYVHGLHNIQSAADAAQALRPLAGDYAYILFAGGLFNASLFAASILPLSTAYTVCEGLGFESGVDKKFGEAPFFYWLYTILLIAGAAVILSPKVPLVKLSVLSQVVNGMVLPFVLIFMILLINKPELMGKHTNSRAFNVIAWTTAVVMIGLTIAWFYTLRGQ